Proteins from one Phocoena sinus isolate mPhoSin1 chromosome 8, mPhoSin1.pri, whole genome shotgun sequence genomic window:
- the LOC116757619 gene encoding peptidyl-prolyl cis-trans isomerase A-like, with the protein MVSPTVFFDIAVDGEPLGRVSFELFADRVPKTAENFRALNTGQKGFGYKCSCFHRIIPEFMCQGGDLTHHNGTGGESTYGEKFDDENFLLKHTGPGILSMANAGPNTNGSQFFICTAKTEWLDGKHVVFGKVKEGMNIVEAMERFGSRNGKTSKKITIADCGQI; encoded by the coding sequence ATGGTCAGCCCTACCGTGTTCTTTGACATTGCCGTCGATGGCGAGCCCTTGGGCCGCGTCTCCTTCGAGCTGTTTGCAGACAGAGTTCCAAAGACAGCAGAAAACTTCCGTGCTCTGAACACTGGGCAGAAAGGCTTTGGTTATAAATGTTCCTGCTTTCACAGAATAATTCCGGAATTTATGTGCCAGGGTGGTGACTTAACACACCATAATGGCACTGGTGGCGAGTCCACTTATGGGGAGAAATTTGATGATGAGAATTTCCTCCTGAAGCATACGGGTCCTGGCATCTTGTCCATGGCAAATGCTGGCCCCAACACAAACGGTTCCCAGTTTTTCATCTGCACTGCCAAGACTGAGTGGTTGGATGGCAAGCATGTGGTCTTTGGCAAGGTGAAAGAGGGCATGAATATTGTGGAAGCCATGGAGCGCTTTGGTTCCAGGAATGGCAAGACCAGCAAGAAGATCACCATTGCTGACTGTGGACAAATCTAG